GAGGCACTAGCGGCCTACGATATCGTTTTGGAGACCGCCCCCGAGCTTGTAGATGCCATCCAGGGCAGAGCCGAGGTGCTCTGCGCGCTGGGGAGAATTGATGAGGCCATCAGGGCATTCAACAGAGCGGGGGAGCTCGCGCCCGATATCGCGGCGGTCTGGGTGGGGAGGGCGAGGTGCTCGCTCCTGAAGGAGAGGTTCGATGAGGCCATAGCGTTTCTCGACCGCGCTCTCGCGATAGAACCCGGTGCGATCGAGGCTGCTTCGCTCCGGGAGAGCGCGCGCGCGATGAAGGAGAAAATGGAGCTGGAGGGATACGCCCGGGAAATTCTCAAGTTCGAACAGAAGGCGGGAAGGATGCCAACCCGCGAGGAGGCGTTCAGGGACTGCCGCGTCCCCTTCGAGCTTCTCGACAGAGTGCTCAGCTACCTCGAGGCCCCGGAAGAGGTTGACCTGAAAAGGCTATCCCCCGCAGAGGAGGGAGAGCTAGGGGGCCTCGCCTCCGAGCTCATCAGGCGCATCCCCCCACACCAGCCCTTGCGACTCTCGGATGCCGTGAGGCTCCTCCCGGGAGTGAGCGTTCTGCAGGCGAAGAGGGTTCTCGGGTTCATCGAGAGCGTCCGGACGATGCCAGTGCAGCTCGAGACTCCCCTCCGGCCTGAGACCGAGGAGCGGAGCCGGGCCGGACTCCATTTGCCGGAGGAGGAGCGGAACCTGTTCGGTATCGTGCGGGGTCTCAACCTGCCCCTCTTGGAGGCGAGGAGGGTAGAGGAGGTTATTGCGAGGCTTAAGACCGGTGCTCCACTGTCGCCGCCCCCGCGGGTGGAGACCCCCGCTGGCGGGGAAGAGGTGCCAGAGAGCGAGTTGGAAACATCGCCCGATGTAAGGGCACCGGACAGAGCGGCTGAAAAAAGGGCGAGACGGGGAAGGAGGAGACAGGCCCAGGCTCCCGCATCACCCCCAGCAACAGAGGCACCAGAGGAAGCAACGGGCAGCGGGAACGTGGAGCTCGCCCCCGGGGAGGGGGTGGGCGAAGTGCAGGGGACGGGTCCGGCCGGAAAAGAATGGGCGAGGGGGGAGGGTGGCGCGGCGGAAACCGAGGGAGGTGGTGGGGCAGGGCCCCCGGAGGAGGCACCTGGGGTCAAGCTTGAGGAAATCTCGGACAGCCTCAGGGACATCGTGACGAGCATCGAGAGGAGAGAGACGAGGAGGGAGGAGGCGCAGAAAGCTGGGGAGAGGCAGGGGGGGAGAGCTAGGACATACTGCTCTATCTGTCATTCGATCATCGCAACGATTCACCACGGCTGCGGCGCCCATCTCTGCAGCCGATGCGTGATCGATTTCAACAAGGATAGGCGCGCTGAGAAAAACCTGTGCCCGAAATGCCTTAGGCCGATAGAGGCGGTGCCTCCCGCCCCAGGAGCGAGGGCGGCCTGGCGCGACACGCTCTGAAATCGAAGGAGGGATAATGCTTCGAACGGGCGTGGCTGAGCTGCCTCTCCACGAGGGCCGGGCTCCCCCCTGGCTTTTCAAACGTATGGTCCGCCTCGCGGGTGCGATCTCGGCGGTGATAGTAGAAGAGAAAGGGTGCGATGAGCTCCTCAGGCGAATCTCCCACCCATACTGGTTCCAGGCCTTCTCGTGCGTTCTTGGCTTCGACTGGCACAGCTCCGGGACGACAACGGTGACGATGGGTGCGCTGAAGGAGGCTCTCAAGAGGGAGGAGCTGGGGGTCAGCGTTGTGGGCGGAAAGGGCGCGCTTTCGCGCGCTCTCCCCTCCGAGCTAGAGGAGCTCGGGAGGAGGTGGGGGTTTGGAGAGGAGGATGTGGCGAGGCTCACCCGCTCGAGCAGGATGTGCGCGAAGGTCGATACCAGCGCCATCCAGGACGGTCACCAGATATACCATCACACGATGCTCGTGAGCGATAAGGGGAAATGGGCCGTCGTCCAGCAGGGGATGGATGAGAGCTCCGGGTACGCAAGGCGCTATCACTGGCTATCCGAGAATGTGAGGGATTTTGTAAGCGACTCCGGCGAATTCATCGCAGGAGCTATAAAAAAGAGGGATGGAGAGGTGCTCGACCTAACAGCACCCGCGAGCGAGGAGTGCAGGAAAATCACTCTGGACCTCGTGGCTGAGGGGCCACGGAGACTTCAGGACATGGTGCGTGTCCTGCCCGACTCCACACGGCCCTTTGGGGTGGCGGGGACCGCTTCTAAGGTAGGGCTGAGGCGCGCTGGCCAGGCCTTTCTGGAGGACTTTGGCGGAGGGGCCCCGGGCAGGGTTGTGACGTTGAGAATGCCCCGGGGAATTAACTGGGATGTCCTCAGGAAGGCGTATGAGTTCAGGCCCTGCAACTATGAAGACTTCCTCGGGCTCAGAGGTGTGGGCCCTGCGACAGTGCGCGCCCTCGCCCTGATTTCAGAAGTGGTCTATGGTGCCCCTCCGAGCTGGAAAGACCCCGTGAAGTTTTCCTTCGCCGTGGGGGGAAAGGATGGGGTGCCTTTCCCCGTCGATAGGGCGGCGATGGACCGCTCTACGGAGCTCCTGAGGGAGGCTCTTGAGGCCGCCAGGGGGATCGATGGAAGGGAGAGGCTGGATGCGATCCGGAGGCTTCGAAGGATTGTCCCTTAGGCCGCGGGCTCACGCATCCGCAGATATTGACGCAGATATTGAATTTCACTCGGAATATTCAATGGTTGCCACACGTGGTCCTCCTCCCTCGCGGCGGCAATGAAAAGCTTGTTATAATCGATATCCCTCAGGCCGTTTGGAATGAGGAACGGAGGTTGCGCGCGGCCCGCCACGGTCCTCCGGCTCCTCAGGCGCAGGTACCCTGAGGCACGGCTGGAGCCCGCCGACCCTTTCCAAACCCTGATAGCGACAGTCCTCTCCCAGAGAACGAGGGAGGAGAACACCGCCATCGCCTCCCGCAGGCTTTTCGAGCGCTTCCCCGACGCCCCCTCGCTGGCCTCGGCCCCCGTGGAGGAGGTCGAGCGTCTCATCAAGCCCTGCGGATTCTACAGGATGAAAGCCAATACAATCGTGCGCATCGCCAGAGAGCTCGTGGAGAGGCACGGGGGTTGGGTTCCGCGATGCCGTGAGGAGCTTCTAAAGCTCCCTGGCGTGGGCCGGAAGACCGCCAACTGCGTTCTCGTCTATGCCTTCGGCATCCCCGCAATACCCGTGGACACGCACGTCCACAGAATATCCAACAGGCTCGGCTGGGTCAGGACGATAACGCCGGAGGAAACCGAGAGGGAGCTCGAGCGCCTCATCCCCAGAAATCAATGGCTCGACATCAACGAGCTATTCGTACTCTTCGGTAGGGAGCTCTGCAGGCCCTTGGGCCCCAGATGCGCTGAGTGCCCCATCCGGGACTGCCCGTCAAGGGGCAGGCTGGCGGAGGGGAGGAGGCGCGGGAGGGCCTCGGCCCCCGGGCTCGCCGGGACGGTGCTGGGCGAGGTGGGGAGGCTGGCAGGCACCGGCCCCCGATAGCCCCGGTAGGGGTTCGCGCGGTCCAGCCGGGAAAGTCGGAAAGGCCCCTCGTCGAAGGAGCGCCACTGGCCCGGGCAAAGACTATCTAGTGCGAGGGGAATTCAGGTCGCATGGTAACGAGGCCTAGAAGGAGCGCGGACCTGCTCATCGTCAACGCCTCCGAGCTTGTGACCCTCGCTGGCCCCGCGAGGCCTAGGCGCGGGAGGGAGATGGAGGAGCTCGGGATAATCAAAGACGGCGCCCTCGCGATTCGGGGCGGAAGGGTCGTCGCCGCCGGCCCGACATCCGAAGTCAGGGCCTGTTTCTGTCAGAGAAGGGGTAGGCCGCTGGATGCATCCGGAAAGACAGTGATTCCCGGTCTCGTGGACCCCCACACCCACCCCGTTTTCGCTGGGTCGAGGGAGGGGGATCTCATCATGAAGCTCGAGGGCAGGAGCTATCTAGACATTCTAAAGGCGGGAGGGGGGATAATGAGCACCGTCAGGGCCACGCGGGCGGCGACGGAAGGGGAGCTCCTCGACGCCCTCCTCCAGAGGCTCGACAGGGCCCTCCTGCATGGCACAACCACAATCGAGGCCAAGTCGGGCTACGGCTTGGACGTCCCCACCGAGCTCCGCCTACTGAGAGTGTTGCGGGCCGCGGGGCGGAGGCACCCCATAACAATCGTTCCGACCTTCATGGGTGCCCACGCCCTCCCGCCGGAGTTCAGCGGGAGGCCTCATGAGTACATCGACCACCTCATACGCGAGGCCCTCCCAGAGATCGCGAGGCACCGTCTCGCGGAGTACTGCGACGTCTTCTGCGAGGAGGGCGTGTTCACGGTCGAGCAGAGCCGGAGGCTCCTTCTGGCGGCGAAGAGACTCGGTCTCTGGCCCCGAATTCACGCCGACGAGCTAGCCCGGACCGGAGGGGCTGAGCTCGCCGCGGAACTCGGGGCCGCCTCGGCAGACCACTTGCTCAGGTCCTCACAAGAGGGACTGAAGGAAATGGCGGAGGCGGGAGTTGTGGGCGTCCTCCTTCCCGCGACGGTTCTTTCATTGATGAGCCGGGAGTACCCCGACGCAAGGGGCATGGTCTCCCTCGGCATCCCCCTTGCACTGGCCACGGACCTCAACCCCAATTGTATGACCGAGTCCATGCCATTCGTCATCGCACTATCTTGCTACTGCATGAGAATGAAGCCTTCGGAGGCCCTGACCGCCTCCACAATTAACGCAGCATACGCCATTGGCAGGGGCGCGGAACTCGGGAGCCTTGAGCCCGGAAAGAGGGCTGATGCTGTCATCCTTGACGCCCCGAACTACATCCACATCGCCTACCACTTTGGCGTCAACATCGTTGACACGGTCCTCAAGGGCGGCAGGGTGGTCATCCGGGGAGGAAGGCCTGTCTGGAAAAGGCGCAGCCGCGGTCCTTAGGGGTAGAACAGGCTCCGGCGGACATCCGTCTGAGCGCCCTGAATCGGTCACGCCTGTGCCCCGAATTGGGGAGGCGTTGGAACGCGGCTGGGCAGACTGGAGAAGTGAATGGAGGTCCGCGGCTCCCCACGCGACCAAAGCTTTAATGCCCCATCTCGAATTCAGCGTGGGAGTGCCGCGGATGGACTTCAAGCTGACGCCGGAGCAGGAGGAGTTCAGGCATAGGGCGCGCGAGTTTGCGGAGAGGGAACTTGCGCCTGGGGCATCTTCAAGGAACAGGACTTCCGAGTTCCCAGCCCAACTGCTCAGGAGGCTCGGAGCGGCCGGCCTAATGGGTGTTATGGTAGCGCCT
This window of the Thermoplasmata archaeon genome carries:
- a CDS encoding tetratricopeptide repeat protein, which codes for MEASPMDLDLFAPDYKKEQKALEKTQELLARASKAEAEKRPNAPELYIEALEYLNTKKEIMLQHRNSFSDCFLEIFSALRRAGRKDEAFRALEAAVQVAPEHAPAWAALGRALLQEQKFEDAAGYLDRALVLSPRDPEIWQAKGDAMRALMEYGEARLCYAKALELDPLGVETYDLLLEIRPNDTEVLRGKAVALSLLNRHGDALETFKEALAASPGDPATLTEMGRALARAGRRDEALPYFDRALESSPAYKAAAIAKGLVLIEMGRREEALKSLEAVLRIDPLDRAALEAAADALIALERYSEALDYLERALELDPGRTQLLLKKGSAFEQLGRHREAVKVYEDAIASSPGEAQGWAGKGRCLLSLGRAEESLKYLEKALELDPRNPHIGLWKGRALCTLGRHAEALAAYDIVLETAPELVDAIQGRAEVLCALGRIDEAIRAFNRAGELAPDIAAVWVGRARCSLLKERFDEAIAFLDRALAIEPGAIEAASLRESARAMKEKMELEGYAREILKFEQKAGRMPTREEAFRDCRVPFELLDRVLSYLEAPEEVDLKRLSPAEEGELGGLASELIRRIPPHQPLRLSDAVRLLPGVSVLQAKRVLGFIESVRTMPVQLETPLRPETEERSRAGLHLPEEERNLFGIVRGLNLPLLEARRVEEVIARLKTGAPLSPPPRVETPAGGEEVPESELETSPDVRAPDRAAEKRARRGRRRQAQAPASPPATEAPEEATGSGNVELAPGEGVGEVQGTGPAGKEWARGEGGAAETEGGGGAGPPEEAPGVKLEEISDSLRDIVTSIERRETRREEAQKAGERQGGRARTYCSICHSIIATIHHGCGAHLCSRCVIDFNKDRRAEKNLCPKCLRPIEAVPPAPGARAAWRDTL
- a CDS encoding DUF763 domain-containing protein, with the translated sequence MLRTGVAELPLHEGRAPPWLFKRMVRLAGAISAVIVEEKGCDELLRRISHPYWFQAFSCVLGFDWHSSGTTTVTMGALKEALKREELGVSVVGGKGALSRALPSELEELGRRWGFGEEDVARLTRSSRMCAKVDTSAIQDGHQIYHHTMLVSDKGKWAVVQQGMDESSGYARRYHWLSENVRDFVSDSGEFIAGAIKKRDGEVLDLTAPASEECRKITLDLVAEGPRRLQDMVRVLPDSTRPFGVAGTASKVGLRRAGQAFLEDFGGGAPGRVVTLRMPRGINWDVLRKAYEFRPCNYEDFLGLRGVGPATVRALALISEVVYGAPPSWKDPVKFSFAVGGKDGVPFPVDRAAMDRSTELLREALEAARGIDGRERLDAIRRLRRIVP
- the nth gene encoding endonuclease III, yielding MRNGGCARPATVLRLLRRRYPEARLEPADPFQTLIATVLSQRTREENTAIASRRLFERFPDAPSLASAPVEEVERLIKPCGFYRMKANTIVRIARELVERHGGWVPRCREELLKLPGVGRKTANCVLVYAFGIPAIPVDTHVHRISNRLGWVRTITPEETERELERLIPRNQWLDINELFVLFGRELCRPLGPRCAECPIRDCPSRGRLAEGRRRGRASAPGLAGTVLGEVGRLAGTGPR
- the hutI gene encoding imidazolonepropionase → MVTRPRRSADLLIVNASELVTLAGPARPRRGREMEELGIIKDGALAIRGGRVVAAGPTSEVRACFCQRRGRPLDASGKTVIPGLVDPHTHPVFAGSREGDLIMKLEGRSYLDILKAGGGIMSTVRATRAATEGELLDALLQRLDRALLHGTTTIEAKSGYGLDVPTELRLLRVLRAAGRRHPITIVPTFMGAHALPPEFSGRPHEYIDHLIREALPEIARHRLAEYCDVFCEEGVFTVEQSRRLLLAAKRLGLWPRIHADELARTGGAELAAELGAASADHLLRSSQEGLKEMAEAGVVGVLLPATVLSLMSREYPDARGMVSLGIPLALATDLNPNCMTESMPFVIALSCYCMRMKPSEALTASTINAAYAIGRGAELGSLEPGKRADAVILDAPNYIHIAYHFGVNIVDTVLKGGRVVIRGGRPVWKRRSRGP